In Candidatus Woesearchaeota archaeon, the DNA window AACTACAAAGTAAATAGCTTGTATTAAATACTGCTCTTCAAATACAACGCCTCTATTATGTTGTATTAGTGGCTTAGTAACACTACCTATTATAATACATATTCCCAAGAATGATGTATATCTTCCTTTATTCTCTAGCGAAGCCCATAACTTTGCTCTTAGTCCTAAAAACCATTCCTTCATAATCTTCTCCTTATTTCTTATAGTAATATTGAGTATTGGCATTAATACCATTTTCCCAATTATCTATTATATTTTCTTCTAGTCCACTAAAATCTATACCTTCATGGTAGTAGCTCCCATAGTCCTCTTGAAAAGCTCCTGATACTTTAGTATTGGTAGGATATGCACAATTATTTCTTATTAGAAATGGTACTGGATTTATACAATTCTCATTTAGATTAGTTAGGGGTCTACCTTTTGGAATACAACCTAGATGACTATGTTTATTAGGCTTTGGAATACCTCTACCAGTATCACCCATAATAGCAATCAACTGCTCTCTTTCAACTCTATCACCTGTTTCTACTAGTAGTTTGCTGTTATGAGCATGAAGTGTTCTAGTACCACAAGGGTACTCTATTATGACTGTTAAGCCATAATCACTAGAATCATAAGCTAAAGCTACAATACCTTTATTAGGTGCATATATTCCCCATTTCTCAGTTCTTTTATTCATTATCATTGTCCTCCTCATCTAGTTTTTTATCTAGTTCATCAATAA includes these proteins:
- a CDS encoding M23 family metallopeptidase yields the protein MNKRTEKWGIYAPNKGIVALAYDSSDYGLTVIIEYPCGTRTLHAHNSKLLVETGDRVEREQLIAIMGDTGRGIPKPNKHSHLGCIPKGRPLTNLNENCINPVPFLIRNNCAYPTNTKVSGAFQEDYGSYYHEGIDFSGLEENIIDNWENGINANTQYYYKK